In Nomia melanderi isolate GNS246 chromosome 4, iyNomMela1, whole genome shotgun sequence, the following are encoded in one genomic region:
- the zfh2 gene encoding Zn finger homeodomain 2 isoform X3: MPSSEPHPPQYHLQHHNIPPSHLQQQTSNAIGQHQLYQQLVAAHHQQQQQQQHHQQHHQQQQQRQQQHGGPFQNSPYTQQKQEMSPEEEGGRGGGSPPAAGAALHQPHHPRTASPPSGTEPCTRDAIPTPTPIADTTTTTTTTTMTMQSQGQQQQEQQGPSPSPSPTGGDVEKFDGKIVYNPDGSAYIIEGESELSEDDSLPDGCIVDGRGVSVPHSLVFPQIASAYYVSRLYAHQAYQQQQQQQQQRSAAQQHNPDLPVMHSYRVISYRSAEGSKQPPPPPSAPPPPAASVPVKPILMCFICKLSFGYAKSFVAHAQGEHQLTLMDDERQVLSHSTASAIIQAVGRGKQPLVSFLEPVTNSTCPQSSPAQIQSQQQQQRSDSNDHETPTTTSTPASTPGVPSSPQQQQQQQQQQQRPSPSTPTTPTSHSNHPLAYNHQQPQQHQWTGAQVSAASWAKAPDAAGIHYTSPPPQSSSTKGSPSSYAALTQQPPNFLTGTTIGVCPEHMQGRPSGVECPKCELILASSRLAGPGGPLAGIHSRNSCKTLKCPKCNWHYKYQETLEIHMKEKHPESETSCIYCIAGQPHPRLARGETYTCGYKPYRCEVCNYSTTTKGNLSIHMQSDKHLNNMQELQQGGGGSSGTSNPSSSQDAPMPTRSPHHQQNHSPHISGQAGSQNKPKPTFRCDVCNYETNVARNLRIHMTSEKHTHNMLVLQQNVKHMQTLSALQSHHQQAQHHHQQAQQQHQQQLEQLLHLGGLDKPQHAEAALADMAYNQALLIQMMTGGQLPPQLPPEIMGGMASMSAMGNLGGDVGLSPDSMDPPPEPADPDPAHLYQCCVCNNFATDSLEALGHHLAVDRTRTREGEILALVAGHFVCKLCSYKTNLKANFQLHCKTDKHLQRLQHVNHVKEGGPRNEWKLKYLASPTSAAQLRCHACDYYTNSAHKLALHAASPRHEAAALLLRHLLEASANVPTQGKLYHCALCGFSARHRLPLLQHVRSLRHLQMEQLHQLHRRSGIQGNETPHTDIGDVFQVVGDPDAPPAQQSSPTTPTTPNATSVNSERREEGSDCGNEVKQEPDNEQETEQEPENEHEDVVCPYCTYQPTSREELRQHLQVAHVQDSDEKTETVKEEPPPELLCPLCQDGFRERSALEKHVMQIHSVNADGLQRLLLLVDQSHWLNNNPRNTSTPAVTTPTSPTTTTKPPQEEDVSERSATDEIEEITRCTVCGRICRSLEELQQHHRETHPATTPTLAVSEKHVYKYRCGQCSLAFKTLEKLQQHSQYHAIRDATKCALCGRSFRSVQALQRHLESTHADLHEDELAQYKQSLLHAHPLLQALTEESFRRQGNLSGEQSVEDEASKAEEEESDASDSSPLHKEQRLLEDYLNSQPVAEDSYHDPGRKFKCHRCKLAFTRQSYLTGHNKTLLHRKGEKMSYPMEKYLDPNRPYKCDVCKESFTQKNILLVHYNSVSHLHKLKRAMQEQGNNNTLISVVPPASPTESPDSQQDQDKKPYKCNICKVAYSQGSTLDIHMRSVLHQTRASKLPDLAASGQLDLARPLIEQPPPTSPNSPPVNLNTSGSGMLSCPRCSALFVNQEQLATHQQLYCIFSNPLALFQQLAASQQLVPSTPAKTPPPTSTTPGPQQHLQQSVQHSSQTTQDILSQPRHKTSQMYKHLLESFGFDLVMQFNENHQRRQRKEEEAAAALQAQQEQQKQEQQKQALAAQAAREREEEAEEAADDDVIPELTRSTCQHCNKEFSSVWVLKAHCEEVHRDLVPREFLEKYAQQFKCEYEKKSVVVTVATSSSTSSGPRSSTPASGQPQDLSSDKEQREKEKEESSESKERVSKTPEATSTTPATTPALSNTPVSSTDSTTTTVLPSNQSHHSQQQQQQQQQQQQQQQQQQQQQQQQQQQQQQQQQHAQLTLAQQMSEMQAALNAMAASQLQQQLQQYPGLMMGMMGLPLGLNVPALAAMNLQPPLVPMMLPPPPYDGAATAYPPINAQADLLAKQHLALQQQQAAAASAAASQKRARTRITDEQLKILRAHFDINNSPGEEQILDMAAQSGLPPKVIKHWFRNTLFKERQRNKDSPYNFNNPPSTTLNLEEYEKTGEAKVTPLNSSVSGSSSSDDKSPNKQASPPPSATSVNTSQASEIKQEIQEQPQCHVQQSSLQHQEEQQHHSPGSSGGQQSRPHSPALSISSVFPSMHHDVSSHSSTTTNAPSTPMLPPKLGPQNFASPNPGPGGVVPGAIAAMALTPQRSLSPGRGPTDYSFGGSSNGNSSSGNSSGKRANRTRFTDYQIKVLQEFFENNAYPKDDDLEYLSKLLGLSPRVIVVWFQNARQKARKVYENQPAAEPVTSGNREGDDGSGRFQRTPGLNYQCKKCLLVFQRYYELIRHQKTHCFKEEDAKRSAQAQAAAAQVAAVLSSEDSNSSSTTTTTNVTSNNPSTAPALTEQLQQPLNTTTPPHHQQQTMTQTHQQPQQQQQQQMQQQSQSQSQPQSQSQTESKEGSFQCDKCNLMFGRFELWREHQLVHIMNPSLFPPAYPPDSPFGILQQQALTATSGVSSETSHPLIAMMQDRKRKYEEFDDGTGGESRSNSEHSEQPKDKRLRTTILPEQLDYLYQKYQVESNPSRKMLETIAREVGLKKRVVQVWFQNTRARERKGQFRAHSQVINKRCPFCPALFKVKSALESHLSSKHADQVARGEVNIDNIPDEELSMESAPSNPSTPNMMPPLFPPFNTDMEASLKKYYEESMKRYISELQAHASNGKQEASNHQSAGNNSGESPLDLSKPVDLSRPMKLSLGGLSNLLEEQHGMHFRGGSDCGPLTDLSERSICDDDSMSETTEFLDDESGPASPASSTQSSRQGSASVGTGSATVPTVTGTGGGTGQSSGKRYRTQMSATQVKVMKSLFSDYKTPTMAECEMLGREIGLPKRVVQVWFQNARAKEKKARLAAGLPAEGSAVQPHRGPTGPDECRLCSVRYSAKSPLQEHVFSRRHIESVRVAVEEGSLVPPTPGAPITPAGNVAAAAAAAAAAAAAAGMGNASVVGPAGQQTSQQQQSDENMMYGSLFLHPTAMFQPQQQQHPGAATPSTATTTPVSAVQVDHAGQVLSQPQSRPGHQQRLQV, translated from the exons ATGCCCTCCAGTGAGCCTCATCCCCCCCAGTACCACCTTCAGCACCACAACATTCCTCCCTCGCATCTTCAGCAGCAAACGTCAAACGCGATCGGGCAGCATCAGCTCTATCAGCAGCTGGTGGCGGCCCATcatcagcaacagcaacagcagcaacatcACCAACAACaccaccagcagcagcagcagcgtcAACAGCAACACGGCGGGCCCTTTCAAAATTCCCCGTACACGCAGCAGAAGCAGGAGATGAGCCCGGAGGAGGAGGGGGGTCGAGGGGGCGGGTCCCCCCCGGCAGCGGGGGCTGCGCTGCACCAGCCCCACCACCCCCGCACGGCTAGTCCACCCTCGGGCACGGAACCCTGCACCCGCGATGCAATACCAACGCCTACACCGATCGCGGACACCACAACAACGACCACCACCACTACTATGACCATGCAATCGCAAGGGCAGCAACAACAAGAGCAGCAAGGTCCGAGCCCGAGCCCGAGTCCGACGGGCGGCGACGTCGAGAAATTCGACGGGAAGATCGTGTACAACCCGGACGGTTCCGCGTACATAATTGAGGGTGAGAGCGAGTTGAGCGAGGACGATTCCCTGCCGGACGGCTGCATCGTGGACGGTCGTGGTGTCTCCGTTCCCCATTCGCTGGTATTTCCTCAAATTGCTAGCGCGTACTACGTTTCACGCCTGTACGCTCATCAAGCGTaccagcagcagcaacagcaacagcagcaacgtTCCGCGGCTCAACAACACAATCCCGATCTTCCCGTGATGCACAGCTACCGGGTGATCAGTTACAGAAGCGCCGAGGGCAGCAAACAACCGCCCCCGCCTCCGtcggcgccgccgccgccagcaGCCTCGGTCCCCGTGAAACCGATCCTGATGTGTTTCATATGCAAGCTGAGTTTCGGCTACGCGAAGAGCTTCGTGGCGCACGCACAGGGTGAACACCAGCTCACCCTGATGGACGACGAAAGACAGGTGTTGTCCCATTCGACCGCGTCGGCTATCATACAGGCGGTGGGCAGGGGCAAACAGCCACTGGTCAGCTTCCTGGAGCCAGTGACCAACTCCACGTGTCCGCAGTCGTCGCCCGCGCAGATACAGAgccagcaacaacagcaacgcTCCGACTCCAACGATCACGAGACACCGACGACGACCAGCACGCCGGCCAGCACACCCGGGGTGCCGAGCAGCCcccaacagcagcagcagcaacagcaacaacaacagagGCCGTCGCCGAGCACACCCACCACTCCCACGTCACACTCAAATCATCCACTCGCGTACAATCATCAACAACCGCAGCAACACCAATGGACCGGGGCGCAGGTCAGCGCTGCCTCCTGGGCCAAGGCGCCGGACGCTGCGGGCATACACTACACGTCACCGCCTCCTCAGAGTTCGTCCACGAAAGGCTCGCCGTCTTCTTACGCCGCTTTGACCCAACAACCCCCAAACTTCTTGACGGGCACCACTATCGGCGTCTGCCCGGAACACATGCAAGGTAGACCCAGCGGGGTTGAGTGTCCTAAATGTGAACTGATTCTCGCCAGCAGCCGGTTAGCTGGTCCAGGTGGTCCACTAGCCGGTATTCACAGTCGAAACTCGTGCAAAACGCTCAAGTGTCCCAAATGTAACTGGCATTACAAGTATCAGGAGACCTTGGAGATACACATGAAGGAGAAGCACCCGGAGAGCGAGACCTCCTGCATATACTGCATCGCTGGCCAGCCTCACCCCAGGTTAGCGCGCGGTGAAACTTACACGTGTGGGTACAAACCATACAGATGCGAGGTGTGCAACTATTCGACCACGACCAAGGGGAATCTCAGTATTCACATGCAGAGCGACAAGCATCTGAACAACATGCAGGAGTTGCAGCAAGGCGGTGGCGGCAGTTCGGGTACCAGTAACCCGTCGTCGTCGCAGGACGCACCGATGCCCACGAGGAGTCCTCATCACCAACAAAATCACAGCCCGCACATCTCCGGCCAAGCAGGGAGCCAGAACAAACCGAAGCCGACGTTTCGCTGCGACGTATGCAACTATGAGACCAACGTCGCGCGCAATCTTAGGATACACATGACCAGCGAGAAGCATACGCACAACATGCTGGTCCTGCAACAGAATGTGAAACACATGCAGACGCTGTCCGCGTTACAGTCGCATCACCAGCAGGCGCAGCATCATCATCAGCAAGCGCAACAGCAACACCAACAGCAGCTCGAGCAGTTGCTCCATCTAGGCGGTCTGGACAAACCGCAGCACGCGGAGGCGGCTCTCGCCGACATGGCTTACAATCAGGCACTGTTGATCCAGATGATGACCGGTGGTCAGCTGCCGCCCCAGCTACCGCCGGAGATCATGGGCGGAATGGCAAGCATGAGTGCGATGGGGAATCTCGGCGGCGACGTTGGACTATCACCGGACAGTATGGACCCACCTCCAGAACCAGCCGATCCCGATCCGGCTCATCTTTATCAGTGCTGCGTATGTAACAACTTCGCGACCGACTCTTTAGAAGCTCTGGGTCATCACCTGGCCGTGGACAGAACACGAACGCGGGAGGGAGAGATCCTGGCTCTAGTAGCCGGCCACTTCGTCTGCAAACTTTGTTCCTATAAAACCAACTTGAAGGCGAACTTCCAACTGCACTGCAAGACGGACAAGCACCTGCAGCGTCTGCAGCACGTAAACCATGTGAAAGAGGGCGGACCACGGAACGAGTGGAAGCTGAAGTATTTGGCGTCGCCTACCAGCGCGGCGCAGTTACGCTGCCACGCGTGCGATTACTACACCAACAGCGCCCATAAGTTGGCACTTCATGCCGCCTCGCCGCGGCACGAGGCCGCCGCTCTGCTCCTTCGGCATTTGCTTGAGGCGAGCGCTAATGTGCCCACCCAGGGCAAGCTTTATCACTGCGCCCTGTGCGGGTTTAGCGCGAGGCACAGATTGCCGCTGCTGCAGCATGTCCGCTCGCTCAGACACCTTCAGATGGAACAGTTGCATCAGCTTCATCGACGGAGCGGCATACAAGGGAATGAAACACCGCACACCGACATCGGCGACGTTTTTCAAGTCGTCGGCGATCCAGACGCGCCACCCGCGCAGCAGTCCAGCCCGACCACACCGACCACTCCAAACGCCACCAGTGTCAACAGCG AACGACGAGAAGAGGGTAGCGACTGCGGCAACGAAGTGAAACAAGAACCGGACAACGAACAAGAGACCGAACAAGAACCAGAGAACGAGCACGAAGACGTCGTGTGCCCGTATTGCACTTATCAACCAACGTCTCGCGAAGAACTGAGGCAACACTTGCAGGTAGCCCACGTCCAAGACTCCGACGAGAAAACGGAAACCGTGAAAGAGGAACCGCCGCCTGAATTGCTATGTCCGTTGTGTCAAGACGGCTTCAGGGAACGGTCAGCATTGGAGAAGCATGTGATGCAGATTCACTCGGTGAACGCGGACGGACTGCAACGACTCCTACTTCTGGTCGACCAGAGCCACTGGCTGAACAACAATCCGAGAAATACCTCGACGCCAGCGGTGACCACGCCAACGTCGCCAACCACCACCACGAAACCCCCTCAGGAAGAGGACGTCAGTGAACGCAGTGCCACCGACGAAATCGAAGAAATCACTCGATGCACGGTGTGTGGGCGAATTTGCCGTTCCCTCGAAGAACTACAGCAACATCACCGGGAGACACATCCAGCCACCACGCCAACATTAGCAGTCAGCGAGAAGCACGTGTACAAGTATCGATGCGGTCAGTGCAGCCTGGCGTTCAAAACACTAGAGAAATTACAGCAGCACTCGCAATACCACGCGATAAGGGACGCAACGAAGTGTGCGCTCTGCGGCCGATCGTTTCGCTCGGTACAAGCGCTCCAAAGACATCTGGAGTCGACGCACGCGGATCTCCACGAGGATGAACTGGCGCAATACAAGCAGAGCCTACTGCACGCTCATCCCCTTCTTCAAGCGCTTACCGAGGAAAGTTTTCGGAGGCAAGGTAACCTAAGCGGTGAGCAAAGCGTGGAAGACGAGGCTAGCAAAGCTGAAGAAGAGGAGAGCGACGCGAGTGACTCGTCGCCACTGCACAAAGAACAACGTCTTCTGGAGGACTATCTGAACAGCCAGCCGGTCGCCGAGGATTCGTACCACGACCCCGGCAGGAAGTTTAAATGTCATCGGTGCAAGCTCGCGTTCACGAGACAAAGCTACTTAACAGGACACAACAAGACGCTGTTGCATCGCAAGGGAGAGAAGATGTCCTACCCGATGGAGAAGTATTTAGACCCGAATAGGCCGTACAAATGTGACGTGTGCAAAGAAAGTTTCACCCAGAAGAATATACTTTTGGTTCACTACAACAGCGTGAGTCACCTGCACAAACTGAAGAGGGCGATGCAAGAGCAAGGTAACAACAACACGCTAATCTCGGTGGTCCCGCCAGCTAGTCCGACCGAGTCGCCCGACTCCCAGCAGGATCAAGATAAGAAACCGTACAAGTGTAACATCTGTAAGGTAGCTTACTCTCAAGGCAGCACATTGGACATACACATGAGGAGCGTGTTGCACCAGACAAGAGCCAGCAAACTGCCAGACTTAGCGGCTAGCGGGCAACTAGACCTAGCCCGACCGTTGATCGAACAACCACCGCCGACCAGCCCGAACAGCCCACCGGTAAACCTCAATACTAGTGGCTCGGGGATGCTCTCCTGTCCCCGATGCAGCGCTCTGTTCGTGAACCAAGAGCAACTGGCGACGCACCAGCAGCTCTACTGCATCTTCAGCAATCCGTTGGCGTTGTTTCAACAACTAGCAGCGTCACAGCAACTGGTCCCGTCCACTCCAGCTAAAACGCCACCTCCGACCTCCACCACACCGGGGCCTCAGCAACACTTGCAGCAGAGCGTTCAGCACTCATCCCAAACGACGCAGGACATCCTATCGCAGCCGCGCCATAAGACCTCGCAAATGTACAAACATCTTCTAGAGAGCTTCGGGTTCGACCTGGTGATGCAGTTTAACGAGAACCACCAGAGACGGCAGCGGAAAGAGGAAGAAGCGGCTGCCGCTCTTCAAGCGCAACAAGAACAGCAGAAGCAGGAGCAACAGAAACAGGCACTGGCTGCGCAGGCAGCTCGCGAGAGGGAAGAGGAAGCTGAGGAGGCGGCGGATGACGATGTGATACCAGAGTTGACTAGAAGCACTTGCCAGCACTGCAATAAAGAATTCAGTAGCGTTTGGGTATTAAAGGCGCACTGCGAAGAGGTGCATCGTGATCTGGTTCCCCGCGAGTTTTTGGAGAAGTACGCGCAGCAGTTCAAGTGCGAGTACGAGAAGAAAAGTGTTGTGGTGACTGTCGCGACGTCGTCGTCCACATCGTCCGGACCCAGAAGTTCCACTCCTGCGTCCGGTCAACCGCAGGATCTTAGTTCAGATAAGGAGCAAcgtgaaaaagagaaagaggaaagttcCGAGAGTAAAGAGCGCGTTAGCAAGACACCGGAAGCCACGTCGACTACTCCTGCCACCACTCCTGCGTTGAGCAACACGCCCGTGTCGAGTACCGATTCGACCACAACCACCGTGTTGCCAAGCAATCAGTCGCATCATtcgcaacagcaacagcagcagcagcaacaacagcagcagcagcagcaacaacaacagcagcaacagcaacagcaacagcaacagcagcagcagcaacaacaacatgCTCAGCTTACTTTGGCTCAACAGATGTCCGAAATGCAAGCTGCTCTAAACGCCATGGCGGCCTCCCAGTTGCAACAACAACTTCAACAATACCCGGGATTGATGATGGGAATGATGGGCTTACCGCTTGGACTGAACGTTCCTGCTCTCGCGGCGATGAATCTCCAACCACCTTTGGTACCCATGATGCTGCCTCCGCCGCCGTATGATGGTGCTGCTACCGCTTATCCGCCGATCAACGCTCAAGCTGATCTCCTTGCTAAACAACATCTCGCTTTGCAACAACAACAGGCAGCAGCT GCAAGCGCAGCCGCCTCTCAGAAACGGGCGcgcactcgcataacagacgAACAGCTTAAAATCCTACGAGCGCATTTCGATATTAACAATTCACCGGGCGAGGAGCAGATACTGGACATGGCGGCTCAAAGCGGCCTGCCGCCGAAAGTGATCAAACACTGGTTCCGGAACACGTTGTTCAAGGAACGGCAGCGCAACAAGGACAGCCCGTATAATTTCAACAATCCGCCGAGCACCACCTTAAATCTCGAGGAGTATGAGAAAACCGGGGAGGCGAAAGTGACCCCATTAAATTCTAGCGTGTCCGGGAGCAGCTCCTCGGATGACAAGAGCCCGAACAAGCAAGCGTCTCCGCCACCGTCCGCGACAAGCGTCAACACGTCTCAGGCGAGCGAGATAAAACAGGAAATACAAGAGCAACCGCAGTGTCACGTGCAGCAATCGTCGTTGCAGCATCAGGAGGAGCAGCAACATCACTCGCCGGGCAGCTCTGGCGGCCAGCAATCCCGGCCGCATTCCCCAGCGCTGAGCATCAGCTCGGTATTTCCCAGCATGCACCACGACGTCTCGTCGCACTCGTCAACAACGACGAATGCGCCGAGTACTCCGATGCTTCCGCCGAAACTAGGACCACAGAATTTCGCTAGCCCAAATCCTGGACCGGGCGGAGTCGTGCCAGGCGCTATAGCAGCCATGGCTTTGACGCCGCAAAGATCATTGAGCCCTGGTCGCGGACCGACCGACTACTCGTTCGGCGGCAGCTCGAACGGCAACAGCTCGTCGGGCAATAGCTCCGGGAAACGCGCGAACCGGACCAGATTCACGGATTATCAGATCAAGGTGCTACAAGAATTCTTCGAAAATAACGCGTACCCTAAGGACGACGACCTAGAGTATCTGAGCAAGTTGCTCGGCTTGAGCCCGCGCGTGATTGTGGTTTGGTTCCAGAACGCGAGACAAAAGGCGCGCAAGGTGTACGAAAATCAGCCAGCCGCGGAGCCGGTGACATCGGGGAACCGCGAAGGTGACGACGGGTCCGGCAGATTCCAAAGGACACCGGGGTTGAATTACCAGTGCAAGAAGTGTTTGCTGGTGTTCCAGAGATACTACGAGCTGATCAGACACCAGAAGACCCATTGCTTCAAAGAGGAGGATGCGAAGCGGAGCGCGCAAGCGCAGGCAGCTGCGGCCCAAGTGGCCGCTGTTTTGAGTTCTGAGGACAGCAACAGCAGTTCCACGACGACCACCACCAACGTGACATCGAACAACCCGAGCACGGCGCCCGCGCTGACCGAACAACTGCAACAACCGTTGAACACCACCACTCCTCCCCACCATCAGCAACAGACGATGACACAGACGCATCAGCAGCcccaacagcagcaacagcagcagatGCAGCAGCAATCGCAGTCGCAGTCCCAGCCGCAGTCCCAGTCTCAGACCGAGTCCAAGGAGGGCAGTTTCCAGTGCGACAAATGTAACCTGATGTTCGGACGATTCGAGCTGTGGCGCGAGCATCAGCTAGTACATATCATGAACCCGTCCCTGTTCCCACCCGCATACCCGCCGGACTCGCCGTTCGGCATTCTGCAGCAACAAGCGTTGACCGCCACCTCTGGTGTCTCGTCGGAAACCTCCCACCCGCTAATCGCGATGATGCAAGACAGAAAAAGGAAATATGAGGAGTTCGACGATGGGACGGGCGGCGAATCTCGTTCGAACTCCGAGCACAGCGAGCAGCCGAAGGACAAGCGATTGCGGACGACGATACTCCCGGAACAATTAGACTATCTCTACCAGAAATACCAGGTTGAGTCAAACCCTTCGAGAAAGATGCTCGAGACAATCGCCCGCGAGGTTGGCCTAAAGAAGCGCGTGGTCCAGGTCTGGTTCCAGAACACTCGGGCCCGCGAGCGCAAGGGCCAGTTCCGCGCACACAGTCAGGTGATCAACAAGCGTTGCCCGTTCTGCCCGGCATTGTTCAAAGTGAAGTCCGCGCTGGAATCGCATCTCAGCAGCAAGCACGCTGACCAAGTGGCTCGCGGCGAGGTGAACATCGACAACATCCCCGACGAAGAGCTCTCGATGGAGTCCGCGCCCTCCAACCCTAGCACGCCGAACATGATGCCACCGTTGTTCCCACCATTCAACACCGACATGGAGGCTTCCCTGAAGAAGTATTACGAGGAGTCAATGAAGCGGTATATCAGCGAACTCCAAGCGCACGCGAGCAACGGCAAGCAGGAagcctcgaaccaccagagtgCAGGCAACAACAGCGGCGAGTCGCCGTTGGATCTCAGCAAGCCGGTCGATCTCAGTCGGCCGATGAAACTTAGCCTCGGCGGGCTGAGCAATCTCCTCGAGGAACAGCACGGCATGCATTTCCGGGGTGGCAGCGATTGCGGGCCACTGACCGATCTGTCCGAGCGCAGCATCTGCGACGACGACAGCATGAGCGAGACCACGGAATTCCTGGATGACGAGAGCGGCCCGGCGAGCCCAGCATCCAGCACGCAGAGCTCGCGGCAGGGCTCTGCTTCCGTGGGTACCGGGAGCGCTACTGTTCCAACGGTGACCGGCACCGGCGGCGGGACCGGCCAATCTAGCGGCAAGAGGTATCGCACTCAGATGTCCGCGACCCAGGTGAAGGTGATGAAGTCGCTGTTCTCGGACTACAAGACGCCCACCATGGCCGAGTGTGAGATGCTAGGTCGCGAGATCGGCCTACCGAAGCGCGTGGTACAG GTCTGGTTCCAGAACGCCCGCGCCAAGGAAAAGAAAGCTAGATTGGCGGCAGGACTGCCGGCCGAGGGCTCGGCCGTGCAGCCGCACCGCGGCCCGACCGGGCCCGACGAGTGCAGGCTCTGCTCGGTCCGGTACTCGGCGAAGTCGCCGCTCCAGGAGCACGTGTTCTCGCGACGGCACATCGAGTCGGTGCGCGTCGCCGTCGAGGAGGGCAGCTTGGTGCCGCCGACGCCCGGCGCGCCGATCACCCCTGCCGGGAACGTGGCCgcagcagccgcagccgcagccgcagctgCCGCCGCGGCGGGAATGGGGAATGCGTCGGTGGTCGGCCCAGCCGGCCAGCAGACCAGCCAGCAACAGCAGTCGGACGAAAATATGATGTACGGATCCTTGTTCCTTCACCCCACGGCGATGTTCCagccgcagcagcagcaacaccCGGGTGCCGCGACGCCTAGCACGGCTACCACCACGCCCG